The following DNA comes from Bacteroidales bacterium.
ATACCAAAAATTTTTCTCTTACCCAACCAAACTCCCGCAGCAATAATAAATGAATATAATATTACAGTATTTGCTAAACCTGGAGTAAAAATAAGATTACTTAACCAATCCATGATTTATATATAAATATAATTATATGCGTAAAAAACTTATATCGTGCAAAATTAATTATAAATAATGATATGATGGTAATTTTAAACAAAATAATTTGTGTAATTTTGGAACATTATAAAATATTGAGAAAATGAGAATTTCATTATTGTTGTCAATGATACTATTAGCAATTAATATATTGTCAGATATATACATCATTAAACAACTTCCAAATCGTTTCAGGAATACCATTTTTAAGGTGGTAATATGGAGTATAAATACTTTAGTATATATACTTTTTTTAGTGTTTGTGTCACTAATATTTGTAAAAAATACAACTATAATAAGCCAGAATATTGAACTTGTAGTATTTATATTCTTTCTTATCACTCTACCCAAAATAATATTCTTAATAATTTCGCCATTAGATTATCTTCAAAAGATATGGAGTAAAAAACGAAAATACTATTTTACCATAGTAGCAACAATAATCTCTATTGCTCTATTTACAACATTACTATACGGTATGGCAGTAGGCAGAAAAAAGATAGTATGTAACAACGTTGAAATAACGTCTAAGCAACTGCCCGTAGCCTTCAATAACTTTAAAATAGTTCAAATATCAGACCTGCACTTAAAAAGTTTATATGGCGATACCACTCTTATTACAAGTATGGTAGAGAAGATAAATTCTCTAAATCCTGACATCGTATGTATAACAGGCGATGTAGTAACACTCTCTGCCGATGAACTACTCATATATAAAACTCAACTCTCAAAACTGAAAGCAAAAGATGGCGTATATTCAGTATTAGGTAATCACGATTACGGCGATTATGTAAATTGGAAAAACCTCTCTGAAAAACAAAACAACTTGCAAAATCTTAAAACCTATCAAAAAGAGATGGGTTGGATAATGCTTAACAATGAGAGTAACACAATCGTTAGAGAAAGAGATTCAATAGTGGTTATTGGTGTTGAGAATTGGGGAAATCCACCATTTCCGCGTTATGGCGATTTGAATAAATCGTATCATACACTCAATGATAATAAATATAAAATCTTGTTATCTCATAACCCTGAGCATTGGCAACAGGTGTTAGATGAAACAAATATAAATCTAACACTCTCTGGGCATACCCATGCAATGCAACTAAAATTCTCGTTTGGAGATACACAATACTCTTTAGCATCGTTGCGAGGAGATTGGTGGAGTGGATTATATCAAGAGGGAGAACAATCACTCTATGTAAACGATGGAATAGGATGCACGCTCTTCACCTTCCGTTTAGGAGCATATCCCGAGATAACATTAATAACCCTAAAATCGCATAATAATGAATAGAGCAATAATAGGTATTGGTTCAAACATACCCACAGCAAAGCAAAGAGTAGAGGAGTGCTGTGCAGATATATTAAAGATGGTTAGTGAGGTGCAATTCTCATCAATATATGAAACCGTAGCCGTTGGCTCATTACCCCAACCCAACTACCACAATTGCGTAGGAGTTATTACCACATCGGCAACATTCGAAGAGTTAAAACTCCGCCTGAAAGAGTATGAATGCCAAGCAGGACGTTTACCAGAGCATAAAGCAGAAGGAAAAGTAATAATTGATATAGATATAGTAGTTTGGAACAATGATGTAATAAAACCAACCGACCTCGCTCGCTCCTATATGACAATAGGAATGAAAGAGTTGAATATAACAGCATAACAGTGTTAATATTTCATATCTCCCCAAAAGGTAGTAAATTTGTACTTCAATAGAACAAAACAATATGAACACTCTAATATCACTAATACACCCAGTTCCACGAATGTCTGAGTTTAGGTTTAAAACACCCATAATGTGGAATATAAACAAAGGCGAGCAGTGGGCTATTGTAGGCGCAAATGGCTCAGGAAAATCGCTATTAGCAAATATGATACAGGGGCGAATAGCCTTGCGTGATTTAGACGGAGAGATAAAATATAACTTTAACGAGCCACTATTTGAAGCAATACGCACAATAGCATTTAAAGATATATATACAATGGTAGATGGCACAACCGCCTACTATCAACAACGATGGCATTCGCAAGATGCCGAAGGAGTTGTAACTGTAAAAGAGATACTACAACCCATAGCACCACTCTCTGAAATTGAACAACTCTTTGAGATGCTAAATCTAACAGATATACTTGATAAGAGCATAATATTTCTGTCAAGCGGAGAACTCCGAAAATTCCTATTAATAAAAGTAATACTAACGCATCCCAAACTATTGATAGTAGATAACCCATATATAGGATTAGACTCGGCATCTCGAAAAAGTCTCGATGCGATGTTCTCTTCAATGGCAAAGATAAACGGAATGCAACTATTACTACTATTATCAAATCCTGCCGATGTTCCCGAGATAGTAACACACGTAATGCCTGTTAAGGATATGGAGTGTATGGGAGCAAGAACACGACAAGAATTTATTGCAGATACAGCATTACATACCCAACTATTCAACTATTCTTCGGTTGAACCTTTGTTACCCGAGAAACTAAGAGAGGCATCAGAGCATCAAGTAACCTTTAGAATGGAAGATGTAAATATAGTATGCGGTAACAGGACAATACTGAAGAATATTGATTGGGAGGTAAAGAATGGCGAGAAGTGGGCATTAACAGGTCCAAATGGCTCGGGAAAAAGCACACTATTGAGTTTGGTCTATGCCGACAATCCAAAATCATATTCAAACACACTATATCTATTTGATCGCAAACGCGGAACAGGAGAAAGTATTTGGGATATAAAATCCCGAATAGGATACGTATCTCCCGAGATGCACCTCTATTTTATGGAAGATATACCTCTGTTGCGTATCGTGGCATCAGGATTTTTTGATTCAATAGGCGTATTTCGTAAATGCACTCCAGAGCAAGAGACTATTGCAATGGAGTGGATAAAATGTTTTGGAATAGAAGATATAGCACACCGCTCGTTTCTGACGCTATCATCAGGAGAGCAAAGGTTGGCACTATTGGCACGAGCCTTTGTAAAAGATCCTGACCTTATAATATTAGATGAACCACTACACGGATTAGACGTAGCAAACAAAGAACGAGCATCAAAAATAATAGAGAGTTTTTGTGACCGCAAGGGAAAAACACTTGTCTATGTAACACACTACACACACGAGATACCCCAAGCAGTAACAAAAGAATTTAAGTTAATAAAACATTAAAGCAAGTGATAAGTTACCTACAAATAGAAAACCTAACCAAGTCGTTTGGAGCAAAAGTGCTATTTGAAAATATCTCTTTCGGAGTAGCAGAGAATCAGCGTATAGCCATAGTAGCAAAAAATGGAACAGGAAAAACAACCCTCTTAAATATAATAGCAGGGGAGGAGGATTACGATTCGGGACGAATAACCTTCCGTAACGATTTACGAGTAGGCTATCTATCACAAACACCTTCATTTCCGGCAGAACTCACAGTGTTAGATGCCTGTATGCGTTCCGATAATGAGGTAGCACAAACCGTAGCCCAATACGAAAGAGCAATGCTCAATCCCGATACCGAAAACCTTGAAGAGATATTGGTAAAGATGGATATGCTCAAAGCATGGGATTATGAATCGCGAGTAAAGCAGATATTAGGAAAACTTAAAATTCACGACTTTAATCAAAAGATAGGAGAACTCTCGGGTGGACAACTAAAACGAGTAGCATTAGCCAATGTTTTGATAGGAGAACCAGACCTATTGATATTAGATGAGCCAACCAACCACCTCGACCTCGAAATGGTAGAGTGGTTAGAGGAGTTTTTACGTAGAATATCGGGAGCGTTGCTGATGGTGACGCACGACCGTTACTTCCTTGATAGAGTATGTACAGATATTATAGAGATTGATGCACTTGGGCTGTATCACTATGAAGGCAACTATCAATACTACCTCACAAAACGAGAGGAGCGTTTAGCTGTGTTCAATGCCGAAACAGCCCGAATGAACAACCTCTATCGCACCGAGTTAGACTGGATGCGCCGTCAACCACAAGCACGAGCAACAAAAGCCAAATCACGCATTGATAGATTTTACGAGATAGAGCAACGAGCAAAGATGCGTCGCGAAGAGCGAAACGTAAAACTTGCAGTAAAAGCCACCTATTTAGGTTCAAAAATATTTGAGGCAAAATATATCTCAAAATCTTATGGCGACCTCAAAATCCTCGATCAGTTCTACTACAACTTTGCCCGATACGAAAAGATGGGAATAGTAGGAAAGAACGGAACAGGAAAATCAACATTCCTAAAAATGCTGTTAGGAATGGTAAAACCCGATAGTGGCTCGTTTGATATAGGCGAAACCGTATCGTTTGGATATTACAGTCAGGACGGATTGCAGTTTGATGAACAAAAAAAAGTAATAGATGTAGTTCGTGATATAGCCGAAGAGATAGATCTCGGAGGAGGCAAAAAAATGTCAGCATCACAATTTCTGCAACACTTCCTCTTTACCCCCGAAACCCAATATAACTATGTATATAAGTTGAGCGGAGGAGAGAAACGCCGACTATATCTCTGTACAGTATTAATGCAAAATCCCAATTTTCTTGTACTTGATGAGCCTACAAACGACCTTGATATAGCCACAATGAACGTGCTGGAAGATTACCTATGTACCTTTAAAGGATGCGTAATAGTAGTATCGCACGACCGCTACTTTATGGATAAAGTCGTTGATCACCTATTGGTATTCAATGGAGATGCAAAAATAAAAGATTTTCCGGGAAACTACACCGACTATCGAGAGTGGCGAGAGTTAGAAGAGGAGGAGCAAAGAGAACAAGCAAAACAACAAGAGAAGAAAACCTCACCTAAACCAGTAGAGACGAAAGAACGACCACGCAAAATAACCTATAAAGAGAAAAAAGAGTTAGAGGCCCTTGATATTGAAATACCCCAATTAGAGGAGGAGAAAGTCGATGTTGAAACACAACTCTCATCTGGCACCCTTTCGGCAGAAGAGATAACCTCTCTCTCAAAACGCTACGAAGAGTTAACCCTTTTGATAGATGAAAAAACAATGCGTTGGCTTGAGTTATCGGAGATTTAGTTTTCTTGTTAGGAATTAGTTCGGCACTGTGTGCCAATTAGAAATGAGTTCGTGGCTAAAGCCACAATTATGAATTAGTATGCAAAATTTCCAATTGCCCTTGCTATCTTAGCCATCCTAATTATCCTATTAACCCTATTTGCTTAAACCTCCAATTATCAACACACAATAACATAACAAAAGCGAGGCATGCCTCGCTTTTGCTATATGTATTAGTAAATAATTGCTTCTAACAACTCTTCTTATTCTTGCTCCAATTTCAAAGTTTGAGTAGGTTGGTCGCAAACTGAAGAAGGACCAAAGTATTGGATAGGACCTGGGTAAACATAGCAAGTATTCTTAGCCCACTCCTCGCGTTTTGAAGCGAAGTATTTGAATGGAGCACCATCCAATTTAACCAAAGCTTTTTGGATAACTGGTTTCATCTCTCCGTGACGACGCTCCATGTTCATCATCATAGTAACGGGGATACCACCAGCAATCCATTCATCTGCTGGTTTAGTAGTGTTGCGAACTGATGACATATAACCTGTTTTACCTTGACCAATAAGCATTGAAGCATTGTAACCAAGAGAGTAGCAGTAGTCAGCATCAAAGTTTGAAGGAGCAGCACAACGACCTTCGTAACCGAAGAAGTGGTGTTGAGCTGAGAATTTACCAACAAATTTGCCCTCTTTCTTCCACTCTGCCAAACGGCGAGCAACCATTTCGCTAAGAAGTTTTTCAGTTTCGATAAGAGAAACTTGAACGTTTCCGTGAGGGTCGCGGTCTAATGAAAGTTGACGAGCAACACCTTCGGGAAGGCTTGTATAGATAGCCGAGTTCTCAGCAGAAATTCTATCAGCAATAAATTTGATTTGCTCTGCTTGAGGAACTTTAGCAAACTCTTCGCCATTAGCAGCAAGGAAGTCGTTAAGTTCAGCAATAAGTTTTTTCATTGCAGGGATGAACTCAATTAAACCTTCAGGGATAAGAACAGTACCAAAGTTATTACCCTCAGCTGCACGACCAGCAACAATGCTAGCAATGTAATCAACAACATCACCAAGAGTCATTTGTTTAGCCTCAACCTCCTCAGAGATGATACAAATGTTTGGTTGAGTTTGAAGAGCACACTCAAGAGCAATGTGAGAAGCAGAGCGTCCCATCAATTTAATGAAGTGCCAATATTTTTTAGCAGAGTTACAGTCACGTTGAATGTTACCGATAACCTCAGAATAAACTTTACAAGCAGTATCAAAACCGAATGAAGTCTCAATCATCTCGTTTTTAAGGTCACCATCAATAGTTTTAGGACAACCAATAACTTGAACACCAGTATTCTTTTGTTTGTAGTACTCAGCAAGAACACAAGCGTTAGTGTTAGAGTCGTCACCACCAATGATAACAACAGCCTTAATATTTAACTCTTTGATAATCTCTAAACCTTTGTCAAATTGCTCAGTAGTCTCAAGTTTAGTACGACCAGAACCAATAATATCAAAACCACCAGTGTTGCGGTAGTCATCAATAATATCAGAAGTAAGTTCAATATATTTATGCTCTATAAGACCGGCAGGACCTAACAAGAAACCATAAAGTTTAGAATCTTTGTTCATGGCTTTGATACCATCAAACAAACCAGCAATAACATTGTGTCCACCAGGAGCCTGACCACCTGAAAGGATAACACCGATGTTAATAGCAGGATACTCTTTAACTTCGTCAGAAGGCTCAAAAGTAAGAACAGGCATTCCGTAAGTGTTAGGGAATAATTCTTTGATAGCCTCTTGGTCTGCAACCGATTGAGTAGCAGCACCCTCTTTTAATGTAAGAGAACCTTTTAACGCTTTAGGTAATTTAGGCTGGTAAGCAGCACGAGCCTCTTGTAAAGCACTTTTTTTCATAATTGATAAAATAAATATTAGTTAATAAAAAATTAGTATTCAAAAAAGTATCCCAAGGAGTGGTGTGGAAAAATCATACCACCCTCAAAATCGATACAAATTTCGTTATTTTTTTTCATACTGCAAAACTAAATTTGGTTAGTTTTTAGTTTTTATTATTTAATAGAGTAAAAACGGAGTAAATACTTTGCTGATAAGCCAATATTTTGTACCTTTCCACCATGAAAGTAAAACAAGACAAATTATAGAATAAAAATATGAGGATAATGAAGAGATTGCTTATATCACTTTTAATTGCTTTTGTAGCACTCCCTGCCATATCGCAAGATTCACTACTTATATATAAGAAAGATGGAACAAAAGTACCATTTGTATTAGCCGAAGTAGATAGTATAAAATTTGTAAAGAAACCCAACGTTCAGGTAAACTCAATATCACTCAATCGAACAGCAATCGGACTTCTGCAAGGCAACACCTATACACTTCAAGCCAATGTAGATTATCAAGGAGAGGTATCACCTATTATAGAGTGGAGTTCATCAGATACTTCTATTGCAACTGTCGATAGCAATGGAAACGTATCTTCACAAAAAGCAGGATCAGTGACAATCACAGCCACCTCGCATGGGAAACAAGCCAAATGTGCAATCACCGTAGTGGCAAATGGAGAGTCAGTTTATCGCCATGGATATTCCGAGTTGAATGAAAGTGATAAAGCAATATACAACTACATATTAAAGCAAATATTAGCATTTGAAAGCAATGCAACAACATACTCTGATATAAACCATAGAGTATATCTCGATTTCGCTTCACAAGGAATGTCGGTAGATCAAAACAAAGTAATGAAACTCACAAACCTTATCATCAAAGATGTTCCCGAAGCATACATATTAGTAAACTATATCTATCGTTATGATTATAGCAAATATCAATATTACTTACGAGTAATAATATCATACACCCCAGAGAAATATGCCGAAGAGATGGCACAAGTATATGAAGCATGTAACACAATAACAGCATCCATAACACCCACAACAAGCGAGTTTGATAGAGCAAAAATCATACACGATGGATTTATCGACTGGGCAGATTACGGAGGAGTAAGCAATGCAAATTGTGGAAATATAACAGGCTCATTTATAACCAAGAAAGCAGTGTGCGAAGGATTCTCAAGAGCATACCTGATGTTGTGCCAAAGAGTAGGGTTGAAGTGTGTATATGTAACAGGCTCAATGATGACATCAGCAACTAGCGAAACATGGGGCAACCATGCGTGGAACGTAACCGAAGTAGATGATGTGTGGTATATGGTTGATATAACAGGTGACGGCGGATTTCCAGGACTATGTGGCCATAGTAACTTTTTGATAGGAACCGACACCTATTCCTCAAATTATAAATATGAAAGCACAGGAGGAGCAAACGAAAACACCGATAGTGTAGGATATACATCATTGCCAACCATTTCTGCCACAGATTACGATTGGGCAGACAGACCATAACTATTAGTTGTTAGTTGTTGGTTGTTAGTTGTTAGCTATCAGATAGTCTAGTTGCCATAGTAATCCTAGTTACCCTATAGTCCCAGTATTTACTGCCTAATATTAAACACTAAAATAAAAAAGTGCAAAAATTTGGCAAAAAATAGAATATTCACTATTTTTGTGTCTTGTATGGCGAACTTTGTTTATGAATATAAGTTTACCAATTGAGAGAGATAAGTAAAGGCAATTTTAAATTAAGCTTAATTATAAACACTAAAAGTAAGAATTATGATTTATTCTCACGAAGTAGAACACATGTGTGTTGTAAAAAAAGGCCCAAATCATGGAGCCGCTCCCATACCTGAAGAGGGAAAATGGGTAAAAGCCAAAGAGGTATCTGATATTTCAGGACTTACTCATGGTATTGGATGGTGTGCACCTCAACAAGGAGCATGTAAACTAACTCTTAACGTAAAAGAGGGAGTTATTCAAGAGGCATTAGTTGAAACAATCGGTTGTTCAGGAATGACACACTCAGCAGCAATGGCATCTGAGATTCTTCCTGGAAAAACAATCCTTGAGGCACTAAACACAGACCTTGTATGTGACGCAATCAATACAGCAATGCGAGAGTTATTCCTACAAATCGTTTACGGACGCACACAATCAGCATTCTCAGAAGGAGGTTTGATGATTGGAGCAGGACTTGAGGACTTAGGAAAAGGACTACGCAGCCAAGTAGGAACACTTTACGGAACACTTGCAAAAGGTTCACGTTATCTTGAAATGGCAGAAGGTTACATCAACCGCATCGCATTAGACAAAAACGATGAGATTTGCGGATACGAGTTCATTCACCTTGGAAAATTCATGGATGAAATCAAAAAAGGAACCGATGCAAACGAAGCACTTAAGAAAGTGACTGGAACATACGGACGCTTTACTGAAGAAGCAGGAGCAGTTAAATACATTGATCCACGTAACGAATAATATAGGAGGACACAGACTATGATTAGAGAAGTAAAATTTGAAAGCCAAGATCGCCGTATCAATCAAATACTTGCAGCGTTAAACGCAAACGGCATCAAAGACATCGAAGAAGCAAACGCAATATGCGAGCAATATGGTCTTGATCCTTATATGACTTGCGAGGAGACACAACCAATCTGTTTCGAGAATGCAAAATGGGCATACGTAGTAGGAACAGCAATCGCACTTAAAAAAGGATGCAAAACTGCAGCAGAAGCAGCAGAGGCAATCGGAATCGGACTACAAGCATTCTGTATCCCCGGATCAGTAGCAGACGATCGTAAAGTAGGTATCGGACACGGAAACCTTGCAGCAATGTTATTACGCGAAGAGACAAAATGTTTCGCATTCCTTGCAGGACACGAGTCATTTGCAGCAGCAGAGGGTGCAATCAAAATTGCAGCAAAAGCAGACAAAGTACGTAAAGAGCCTTTGCGTTGTATCCTTAACGGACTTGGAAAAGACGCAGCACAAATCATTTCACGTATCAACGGATTTACATACGTACAAACACAATTCGACTACTACACAGGCGAGTTGAAAGTAGTACAAGAGATAGCATACTCAGACGGACCACGTGCAAAAGTAAAATGTTACGGAGCAGACGATGTTCGCGAGGGAGTAGCAATCATGTGGAAAGAGGGAGTTGATGTATCAATCACAGGAAACTCAACAAACCCAACACGTTTCCAACACCCAGTAGCAGGAACATACAAAAAAGAGCGTGTACTTGCAGGAAAACCATACTTCTCAGTAGCATCAGGAGGAGGAACAGGACGTACACTACACCCAGACAACATGGCAGCAGGACCAGCATCATACGGTATGACTGACACAATGGGACGTATGCACTCAGATGCACAATTTGCAGGATCATCATCAGTACCAGCACACGTTGAGATGATGGGATTCTTAGGAATAGGAAACAACCCAATGGTAGGATGTACAGTAGCATGTGCAGTTGACGTAGCACAAGTATTGAACAAATAATCAGGGTAATCCCAATACACAATAAAAAGCGGGTCCATGACTCGCTTTTTTTGTATCTATAGTAAAACTCTCCCGCAGGGGATAGGCAAACTAACAACTAAAAACTAACAACTACCCCGTAGGGGCAACGAAGTTGACAACTAACAACTATTTAATCCCCCTTGCCTTATAAATAATATCTTTGGCGTTGTTAATATCTTGAAGTTTCTTTTCGGCAGCCTTTCTAATATCATCACCAAGAGAAGCCACACGATCGGGGTGATGTTTCAATGCCAATTTTTTGTAAGCCTTTTTAATCTCATCATCCGTGGCATTAGGATCAATTTCAAGAACAGCGTAAGCCGCTTCCAAACTATTACCACCAAGATTAAGCATAGAGTCAACCTCTTTAGCCGACAATCCCATTGCACGGGCAACCTCTTTCAAAGCATCAATCTCAGCAGAGCAAACATTACCATCACTTTTAGCAATATTGGCAAGAAAACTCAGTAGTTGAAGACGTTGCTCATAACTCATATTGACTTTTATTTGCTCTCCACACTCAAAAATAGTATTTCGGAAAGCCATAGGATTTTGAGCATTCATCCTTTTCTGTTGCTCAAAAAGTTTAAGTAGAATGTTGTTGCCTTCACTAACAGCATTTTCGCCAAAGTTTGCACGAAGGAATTTTCTGACAAACTCCATTTCGCTATGCATAACCTTACCATCAGCCTTAATAATATAAGAACACATTACAAGCAACGAAAACAAAAAACTATTTCGTTGTCCATAATTAGTTCTACTATTAATATC
Coding sequences within:
- a CDS encoding metallophosphoesterase encodes the protein MRISLLLSMILLAINILSDIYIIKQLPNRFRNTIFKVVIWSINTLVYILFLVFVSLIFVKNTTIISQNIELVVFIFFLITLPKIIFLIISPLDYLQKIWSKKRKYYFTIVATIISIALFTTLLYGMAVGRKKIVCNNVEITSKQLPVAFNNFKIVQISDLHLKSLYGDTTLITSMVEKINSLNPDIVCITGDVVTLSADELLIYKTQLSKLKAKDGVYSVLGNHDYGDYVNWKNLSEKQNNLQNLKTYQKEMGWIMLNNESNTIVRERDSIVVIGVENWGNPPFPRYGDLNKSYHTLNDNKYKILLSHNPEHWQQVLDETNINLTLSGHTHAMQLKFSFGDTQYSLASLRGDWWSGLYQEGEQSLYVNDGIGCTLFTFRLGAYPEITLITLKSHNNE
- a CDS encoding 2-amino-4-hydroxy-6-hydroxymethyldihydropteridine diphosphokinase; translated protein: MNRAIIGIGSNIPTAKQRVEECCADILKMVSEVQFSSIYETVAVGSLPQPNYHNCVGVITTSATFEELKLRLKEYECQAGRLPEHKAEGKVIIDIDIVVWNNDVIKPTDLARSYMTIGMKELNITA
- a CDS encoding ATP-binding cassette domain-containing protein, with amino-acid sequence MNTLISLIHPVPRMSEFRFKTPIMWNINKGEQWAIVGANGSGKSLLANMIQGRIALRDLDGEIKYNFNEPLFEAIRTIAFKDIYTMVDGTTAYYQQRWHSQDAEGVVTVKEILQPIAPLSEIEQLFEMLNLTDILDKSIIFLSSGELRKFLLIKVILTHPKLLIVDNPYIGLDSASRKSLDAMFSSMAKINGMQLLLLLSNPADVPEIVTHVMPVKDMECMGARTRQEFIADTALHTQLFNYSSVEPLLPEKLREASEHQVTFRMEDVNIVCGNRTILKNIDWEVKNGEKWALTGPNGSGKSTLLSLVYADNPKSYSNTLYLFDRKRGTGESIWDIKSRIGYVSPEMHLYFMEDIPLLRIVASGFFDSIGVFRKCTPEQETIAMEWIKCFGIEDIAHRSFLTLSSGEQRLALLARAFVKDPDLIILDEPLHGLDVANKERASKIIESFCDRKGKTLVYVTHYTHEIPQAVTKEFKLIKH
- a CDS encoding ABC-F family ATP-binding cassette domain-containing protein, which translates into the protein MISYLQIENLTKSFGAKVLFENISFGVAENQRIAIVAKNGTGKTTLLNIIAGEEDYDSGRITFRNDLRVGYLSQTPSFPAELTVLDACMRSDNEVAQTVAQYERAMLNPDTENLEEILVKMDMLKAWDYESRVKQILGKLKIHDFNQKIGELSGGQLKRVALANVLIGEPDLLILDEPTNHLDLEMVEWLEEFLRRISGALLMVTHDRYFLDRVCTDIIEIDALGLYHYEGNYQYYLTKREERLAVFNAETARMNNLYRTELDWMRRQPQARATKAKSRIDRFYEIEQRAKMRREERNVKLAVKATYLGSKIFEAKYISKSYGDLKILDQFYYNFARYEKMGIVGKNGTGKSTFLKMLLGMVKPDSGSFDIGETVSFGYYSQDGLQFDEQKKVIDVVRDIAEEIDLGGGKKMSASQFLQHFLFTPETQYNYVYKLSGGEKRRLYLCTVLMQNPNFLVLDEPTNDLDIATMNVLEDYLCTFKGCVIVVSHDRYFMDKVVDHLLVFNGDAKIKDFPGNYTDYREWRELEEEEQREQAKQQEKKTSPKPVETKERPRKITYKEKKELEALDIEIPQLEEEKVDVETQLSSGTLSAEEITSLSKRYEELTLLIDEKTMRWLELSEI
- a CDS encoding diphosphate--fructose-6-phosphate 1-phosphotransferase, which gives rise to MKKSALQEARAAYQPKLPKALKGSLTLKEGAATQSVADQEAIKELFPNTYGMPVLTFEPSDEVKEYPAINIGVILSGGQAPGGHNVIAGLFDGIKAMNKDSKLYGFLLGPAGLIEHKYIELTSDIIDDYRNTGGFDIIGSGRTKLETTEQFDKGLEIIKELNIKAVVIIGGDDSNTNACVLAEYYKQKNTGVQVIGCPKTIDGDLKNEMIETSFGFDTACKVYSEVIGNIQRDCNSAKKYWHFIKLMGRSASHIALECALQTQPNICIISEEVEAKQMTLGDVVDYIASIVAGRAAEGNNFGTVLIPEGLIEFIPAMKKLIAELNDFLAANGEEFAKVPQAEQIKFIADRISAENSAIYTSLPEGVARQLSLDRDPHGNVQVSLIETEKLLSEMVARRLAEWKKEGKFVGKFSAQHHFFGYEGRCAAPSNFDADYCYSLGYNASMLIGQGKTGYMSSVRNTTKPADEWIAGGIPVTMMMNMERRHGEMKPVIQKALVKLDGAPFKYFASKREEWAKNTCYVYPGPIQYFGPSSVCDQPTQTLKLEQE
- a CDS encoding Ig-like domain-containing protein produces the protein MKRLLISLLIAFVALPAISQDSLLIYKKDGTKVPFVLAEVDSIKFVKKPNVQVNSISLNRTAIGLLQGNTYTLQANVDYQGEVSPIIEWSSSDTSIATVDSNGNVSSQKAGSVTITATSHGKQAKCAITVVANGESVYRHGYSELNESDKAIYNYILKQILAFESNATTYSDINHRVYLDFASQGMSVDQNKVMKLTNLIIKDVPEAYILVNYIYRYDYSKYQYYLRVIISYTPEKYAEEMAQVYEACNTITASITPTTSEFDRAKIIHDGFIDWADYGGVSNANCGNITGSFITKKAVCEGFSRAYLMLCQRVGLKCVYVTGSMMTSATSETWGNHAWNVTEVDDVWYMVDITGDGGFPGLCGHSNFLIGTDTYSSNYKYESTGGANENTDSVGYTSLPTISATDYDWADRP
- a CDS encoding GGGtGRT protein, translating into MIREVKFESQDRRINQILAALNANGIKDIEEANAICEQYGLDPYMTCEETQPICFENAKWAYVVGTAIALKKGCKTAAEAAEAIGIGLQAFCIPGSVADDRKVGIGHGNLAAMLLREETKCFAFLAGHESFAAAEGAIKIAAKADKVRKEPLRCILNGLGKDAAQIISRINGFTYVQTQFDYYTGELKVVQEIAYSDGPRAKVKCYGADDVREGVAIMWKEGVDVSITGNSTNPTRFQHPVAGTYKKERVLAGKPYFSVASGGGTGRTLHPDNMAAGPASYGMTDTMGRMHSDAQFAGSSSVPAHVEMMGFLGIGNNPMVGCTVACAVDVAQVLNK
- a CDS encoding TerB family tellurite resistance protein; translated protein: MGFGKWIGGIIGFMAGGPLGALAGYALGSLLDNSDSDNSGNYSGRDINSRTNYGQRNSFLFSLLVMCSYIIKADGKVMHSEMEFVRKFLRANFGENAVSEGNNILLKLFEQQKRMNAQNPMAFRNTIFECGEQIKVNMSYEQRLQLLSFLANIAKSDGNVCSAEIDALKEVARAMGLSAKEVDSMLNLGGNSLEAAYAVLEIDPNATDDEIKKAYKKLALKHHPDRVASLGDDIRKAAEKKLQDINNAKDIIYKARGIK